Proteins from one Bradyrhizobium amphicarpaeae genomic window:
- a CDS encoding peptide chain release factor 3 — protein MSDIATTTAESPARSPLAAEVARRRTFAIISHPDAGKTTLTEKLLLFGGAINLAGQVKAKGERRNTRSDWMKIERERGISVVTSVMTFEFEGLVFNLLDTPGHEDFSEDTYRTLTAVDSAVMVIDAAKGIEARTRKLFEVCRLRDIPIITFINKMDRESRDVFELLDEIEKTLALDTTPMTWPVGRGRDFLGTYDVVNGGVRLLEGGGAKTGAAQQIKIEELAKLNANLDVSAVKEELELVTEASKPFELDAFREGHLTPVYFGSALRNFGVGDLLEGLGKFAPEPRAQDSDQRRVEATDPRMSAFVFKIQANMDPNHRDRIAFARLCSGKLSRGMKAKLVRTGKSMPLSSPQFFFAQDRSVADEAFAGDVVGIPNHGTLRIGDTLTEGEDFNFVGVPSFAPEIVRRVRLTDAMKAKKLKEALQQMSEEGVVQVFRPRDGAPALVGVVGALQLDVLKARLEAEYSLPVEFEVSEFQLARWVSSEDRKKLDTFIAANTSSIADDVDGDPVYLARNEFYLGYTKERAEGIEFTNVKDVKKKG, from the coding sequence ATGTCCGACATCGCCACCACCACAGCCGAATCGCCGGCCCGTTCGCCGCTTGCCGCCGAAGTGGCGCGGCGGCGCACCTTTGCGATCATCTCCCATCCCGACGCCGGCAAGACCACGCTGACCGAAAAGCTGCTGCTGTTCGGCGGCGCCATCAATCTGGCCGGCCAGGTCAAGGCCAAGGGTGAGCGGCGCAACACGCGGTCGGACTGGATGAAGATCGAGCGCGAGCGCGGCATCTCGGTCGTGACCTCGGTGATGACCTTCGAGTTCGAGGGCCTCGTCTTCAACCTGCTGGACACGCCGGGCCACGAGGACTTTTCGGAAGATACTTATCGCACGCTCACGGCAGTCGATTCCGCCGTGATGGTCATCGACGCCGCCAAGGGCATCGAGGCGCGCACACGCAAGCTGTTCGAGGTGTGCCGCCTGCGCGACATCCCGATCATCACCTTCATCAACAAGATGGACCGCGAGAGCCGCGACGTGTTCGAGCTGCTCGACGAGATCGAGAAGACGCTGGCGCTCGATACCACGCCGATGACATGGCCGGTCGGCCGTGGCCGCGACTTCCTCGGCACCTATGACGTCGTCAATGGCGGCGTGCGCCTGCTCGAAGGCGGCGGCGCCAAGACCGGCGCGGCCCAGCAGATCAAGATTGAGGAGCTGGCCAAGCTCAACGCCAATCTCGACGTCTCCGCCGTGAAGGAAGAGCTCGAACTCGTCACGGAAGCCTCCAAGCCGTTCGAGCTCGATGCGTTCCGCGAGGGCCATCTGACGCCGGTCTATTTCGGCAGCGCGCTGCGCAATTTCGGCGTCGGCGACCTGCTGGAAGGCCTCGGCAAGTTCGCGCCGGAGCCGCGCGCGCAGGACAGCGACCAGCGCAGGGTCGAGGCCACCGATCCGCGCATGAGCGCCTTCGTTTTCAAGATCCAGGCCAACATGGATCCGAACCACCGCGACCGCATCGCGTTCGCGCGCCTGTGCTCCGGCAAGCTCAGCCGCGGCATGAAGGCCAAGCTGGTGCGCACCGGCAAGAGCATGCCGCTGTCGAGCCCGCAATTCTTCTTCGCGCAGGACCGTTCGGTCGCCGACGAAGCCTTCGCCGGCGACGTCGTCGGCATCCCCAATCACGGCACGTTGCGGATCGGGGATACGCTGACCGAGGGCGAGGATTTCAACTTCGTCGGCGTGCCGAGCTTTGCGCCGGAAATCGTCCGCCGCGTTCGCCTCACCGACGCGATGAAGGCCAAGAAGCTGAAGGAAGCGCTGCAGCAGATGTCGGAAGAGGGCGTGGTGCAGGTGTTTCGCCCGCGCGACGGTGCGCCTGCGCTGGTCGGCGTGGTCGGTGCGCTGCAGCTCGACGTGCTGAAGGCGCGGCTGGAGGCGGAGTATTCTCTGCCGGTCGAGTTCGAGGTCAGCGAATTCCAGCTCGCGCGCTGGGTCTCCTCGGAGGACCGCAAGAAGCTCGACACCTTCATCGCCGCCAACACCTCCAGCATCGCCGACGACGTCGACGGCGATCCCGTCTATCTGGCGCGGAACGAATTCTATCTCGGCTACACCAAGGAGCGCGCCGAGGGCATCGAGTTCACCAACGTCAAGGACGTCAAGAAGAAGGGGTAG
- a CDS encoding NnrU family protein — translation MGLLVMILGLVLFFAAHVFTTKREARAQAIARLGEGTYKILYALVSLAGLALIIWGFAHYRATGWIDVWYPPKAMKHITVALMLPAVILVVASYLRGRIYATLKHPMLAGIKLWAAAHLLANGDLGSIILFGSFLGWAVFDRISLKHRTDAGGPPIPVGGVSNDLIAVAVGVVAYLALAFAFHPVVIGVPVIGA, via the coding sequence GTGGGTCTGCTGGTCATGATCCTGGGGCTGGTGCTGTTCTTCGCCGCCCATGTGTTCACCACGAAACGAGAGGCGCGCGCGCAGGCGATCGCAAGGCTGGGTGAGGGGACCTACAAGATCCTCTATGCATTGGTCTCGCTCGCGGGTCTCGCGCTGATCATCTGGGGCTTCGCGCATTATCGTGCGACGGGATGGATCGACGTCTGGTATCCGCCGAAGGCGATGAAGCACATCACGGTCGCGCTGATGCTGCCTGCGGTCATTTTGGTGGTCGCCTCTTATCTGCGCGGCCGGATCTACGCGACGCTGAAGCATCCGATGCTGGCCGGTATCAAGCTGTGGGCTGCGGCGCATCTTCTGGCCAACGGCGATCTCGGCTCCATCATCCTGTTCGGCTCGTTCCTGGGCTGGGCGGTGTTCGACCGCATCTCGCTGAAGCATCGCACCGACGCCGGAGGTCCGCCGATCCCGGTCGGCGGCGTCAGCAACGATCTGATCGCAGTGGCGGTCGGTGTCGTCGCCTATCTCGCGCTGGCCTTCGCGTTTCATCCGGTCGTCATCGGCGTTCCCGTGATTGGGGCTTAA